Within Halobacterium jilantaiense, the genomic segment GCCGCGCTGCTCGCCAAGCGCGTGCGCGCCGCAGACGGCCACCGCGTGCTCGTCCCCGAGTACGTCCGCGACAACTACGTCAGCGTCCTCAAGAACTACACCGGCGGCTCGGACGTCACCGTCGAACGCTACGGCACCGACGACGGTAACGTGGACCTCGCCGCCCTCGAAGCCACGGTCGACGACGACGTGGTGATGGTGTACGCCGAGAACCCCACGACGCTCGGGACCGTCGAGGAGAATCTGGGTGCCGTCGGAGACCTCGCCGACGACCACGACGCCCTGTTCTGTCTCGGCTCGGACCCCGTCGCGATGTCCGTCCTCCAGCGCCCCGTCGACGTCGGCGCGGACGTCGTCGTCGGCGACGCCAGCGTGCTCGGGATGCCGACGAGCTACGGCACGGGCCTCGGCGTGTTCGCCACGCGCGAGGAGTTCCTCCGGCAGGTCCCCGGCCGGCTCGTCGGCGTCAGCGAGGACGAAGACGGCACGCGGGCGTTCACGCTCACGCTCCAGACGCGCGAACAGCACATCCGGAAGGAGCGCGCGACCTCCAACATCTGCACGAACCAGGCGTGGGTCGCGCTCCGCGCCGGCATCCACGCCGCGTGGCTGGGGGCCGACGGCCTCGTCGACCTCGCGAACGAACTCGTTGAACTCCCCCGGGACCTCGCCGCCGACCTGAACGAGATTCGCGGAATCCAAGCCCCCATCCACGACCGCCACCACGTCCGTGAGTTCCAGGCGCGAACCGACCAGCCCGCCCCCGCCGTCGCCAGCGACCTCGAATCCGAAGGGTTCGCGGTCCACGCCGTCGACAACCACATCCTACAGGTGTGTATCACGGACGCGAACGCGCACGCGGCCGACGAGTTCGTCGCCGCAGTCAGGGAGGTGACCGAGTGATGGAGCACTACGACCAGGCCCGATACGGGCCCGCGGACGACGACACGAACGAGCCGCTGCTCAGCGAGAAAGACCAGACGAGCGTCGACGTCGACTCGCCGCTCCCCGACGACCTCACGCGCGACGAAATCGAGTTGCCGAGCGTCGAAGAGCCCGAGCTCGCCCGGCACTACGTCCGGCTGAGCCAGCAGAACTACGGTGTCGACTCCGGCCCGTACCCGCTGGGCTCCTGCACGATGAAGTACAATCCCCGGTTCACCGAGGACGCCGCCGCGCTCCCGGCCGCCGCCGTCCACCCGGACCGCTCGGCGGGCTCCCTTCAGGGGACCCTCGAACTCATGGCGGACCTTCAGGATTACCTCGGCCGCATCGGCGGCATGGACGCCGTCACGCTCCAGCCGCCCGCGGGCGCGGCCGGCGAGTTCACCGGCATCCTGCTCGCCGAGGCCTACCACGAGGCCAACGGCGAGGGCCACCGCGACGAGGTCGTCGT encodes:
- the gcvPA gene encoding aminomethyl-transferring glycine dehydrogenase subunit GcvPA, which encodes MSGSPYAAPSEADTEAMLDAVGVDDVDELFDIPESVRFDGEFGIDAKSEQAALRETKRRLSKNDDLTEFLGRGHYEHYVPSLVDSVSQRSEFITSYTQYQPEVTQGFLQVLFEYQSLLVELTGLGIANCSMYDEATALAEAALLAKRVRAADGHRVLVPEYVRDNYVSVLKNYTGGSDVTVERYGTDDGNVDLAALEATVDDDVVMVYAENPTTLGTVEENLGAVGDLADDHDALFCLGSDPVAMSVLQRPVDVGADVVVGDASVLGMPTSYGTGLGVFATREEFLRQVPGRLVGVSEDEDGTRAFTLTLQTREQHIRKERATSNICTNQAWVALRAGIHAAWLGADGLVDLANELVELPRDLAADLNEIRGIQAPIHDRHHVREFQARTDQPAPAVASDLESEGFAVHAVDNHILQVCITDANAHAADEFVAAVREVTE